The Longimicrobiaceae bacterium genome contains a region encoding:
- a CDS encoding L,D-transpeptidase has product MKVVGTLLSALLLAVLPLQAQDAEGLRLTLNIPELVLRVHDGGRVIKEYPVSPGLPGFDTPDGDFTIQRAEWNPWWRPPAREWAKNDKVTPPGPNNPMGRVKLFFAPYYYLHGTPHEKELGTPASHGCVRMRNADVIELATLLHHRANPTMAPSEIRGVLAKPTVTRNSTFRSQVPLEITYQPVVVRDGELRVYRDVYKRNRIHTEGVYQALISAGYDVSRLDRAAVNELVARARQAKGVFKVGLNEALGLERLATAAQQD; this is encoded by the coding sequence ATGAAAGTCGTTGGTACGCTCCTGTCCGCGCTGCTGCTGGCGGTCCTCCCGCTCCAGGCGCAGGACGCCGAAGGCCTCCGCCTCACGCTGAACATCCCCGAGCTGGTGCTCCGCGTCCACGACGGGGGCCGTGTCATCAAGGAGTACCCGGTCTCGCCCGGGCTCCCGGGGTTCGACACCCCGGACGGCGACTTCACCATCCAGCGGGCGGAGTGGAACCCGTGGTGGCGGCCGCCGGCGCGGGAGTGGGCCAAGAACGACAAGGTGACCCCTCCGGGGCCGAACAACCCCATGGGGCGGGTGAAGCTCTTCTTCGCGCCGTACTACTACCTGCACGGCACCCCGCACGAGAAGGAGCTGGGGACGCCCGCCTCGCACGGGTGCGTGCGGATGCGCAACGCGGACGTGATCGAGCTGGCCACGCTGCTGCACCACCGCGCGAACCCCACCATGGCGCCTTCGGAGATCCGCGGCGTCCTGGCGAAGCCGACCGTCACGCGCAACTCCACCTTCCGGAGCCAGGTCCCGCTGGAGATCACCTACCAGCCGGTGGTGGTGCGCGACGGCGAGCTGCGGGTCTATCGCGACGTCTACAAGCGGAACCGGATCCACACCGAGGGCGTCTACCAGGCGCTGATCTCGGCCGGCTACGACGTGTCCCGGCTGGACCGCGCGGCGGTGAACGAGCTGGTCGCCCGCGCCCGGCAGGCCAAGGGGGTCTTCAAGGTGGGGCTGAACGAGGCCCTGGGACTGGAGCGCCTC